The following proteins come from a genomic window of Pseudomonas putida:
- a CDS encoding YqcI/YcgG family protein yields the protein MFTGYGNCYRLDALELAAEHGYNMQHWTFKTIEHFRNILANPEFPCLFGRKAVNGETCHILFARAEQLADDIAQGLANYVRTVAPIAPKQRIGSPLVVFLETAAGSSLAEQQALAWKVLRGVHARDPHPWPQSIPTDPDDAGWSFCYAGMPLFINMNFPGHQQMKSRNLGQHITFVINPRENFDEVANANTESGKRIRERIRERVHHYNDGVVPDTLGFFGDTDNYEWKQYQLQETGSLNPSRCPFHAHAAHQATPDILIEN from the coding sequence ATGTTTACGGGATATGGAAATTGCTATCGCCTGGATGCGCTGGAGCTCGCCGCTGAACATGGTTACAACATGCAACACTGGACGTTCAAAACCATAGAACACTTCCGCAACATTCTTGCCAACCCCGAATTCCCCTGCCTGTTCGGCCGCAAGGCGGTAAACGGCGAAACCTGCCACATTCTCTTCGCCCGCGCCGAGCAACTGGCCGATGACATCGCACAGGGCCTGGCCAATTACGTGCGCACCGTCGCACCGATCGCCCCCAAGCAGCGCATCGGCAGCCCTTTGGTGGTGTTTCTCGAAACCGCAGCCGGCAGCAGCCTGGCCGAGCAGCAGGCCTTGGCCTGGAAGGTACTGCGCGGCGTGCACGCACGCGACCCACACCCTTGGCCTCAGAGCATCCCGACCGATCCCGACGATGCCGGCTGGTCGTTCTGTTATGCCGGCATGCCACTGTTCATCAACATGAACTTCCCCGGTCATCAGCAGATGAAAAGCCGCAATCTGGGCCAGCACATCACCTTCGTCATCAACCCGCGGGAGAACTTCGACGAAGTGGCCAACGCCAACACCGAGAGTGGCAAGCGCATCCGCGAGCGCATTCGCGAGCGCGTGCACCACTACAACGACGGCGTTGTGCCCGACACCCTTGGCTTTTTCGGCGATACCGACAACTACGAGTGGAAGCAGTATCAACTGCAGGAGACAGGCTCGCTCAACCCGTCACGCTGCCCGTTCCACGCCCATGCCGCACACCAGGCGACACCCGACATACTGATCGAGAACTGA
- a CDS encoding LysE family transporter, whose amino-acid sequence MNTALTATYALTVLLLIATPGPVVALIVNTAAASGSRKAMFTAVGTNWASLVLIGAAAWIILTSAAIDKAWLSTMSLLGCLFIGYIAIGTLRDALRAPASDSASEAPKAGRGGLMQGFMVGISNPKDIIFFIAFFPQFIQITESFGKSMVVLSLLWVAIDFAVLSLYIFAIGKIASQRSNRVISLASGVALLLIAAGGLLYNLKELAA is encoded by the coding sequence GTGAATACCGCACTCACCGCCACCTATGCCCTCACCGTGCTGCTACTGATCGCCACTCCCGGCCCGGTGGTGGCACTGATCGTCAACACTGCGGCCGCCTCCGGCTCGCGCAAGGCCATGTTCACCGCCGTCGGCACCAACTGGGCTTCACTGGTGCTGATCGGCGCGGCAGCCTGGATCATCCTCACCAGTGCCGCCATCGACAAGGCATGGCTCAGCACCATGAGCCTGCTGGGCTGCCTGTTCATCGGCTACATTGCCATCGGCACGCTGAGGGACGCCCTGCGCGCACCCGCGTCTGACTCGGCGAGCGAGGCCCCCAAGGCTGGGCGCGGTGGGCTGATGCAAGGCTTCATGGTGGGCATTTCCAACCCGAAAGACATCATTTTCTTCATCGCCTTCTTTCCGCAGTTCATCCAGATCACCGAATCATTCGGCAAGAGCATGGTGGTGCTGTCACTACTGTGGGTGGCCATCGATTTCGCCGTGCTCAGCCTGTACATCTTCGCCATCGGCAAGATCGCCTCGCAGCGCAGCAACCGCGTCATCAGCCTGGCCTCGGGCGTTGCCCTGCTGCTGATCGCCGCCGGCGGCTTGCTTTACAACCTCAAGGAACTGGCGGCCTGA
- a CDS encoding sel1 repeat family protein: MSLVRRLPPLLAALVPLAAQALEVRIDPHADLLYRQALPLLEQADDQGDAASTLRTAVGGDPELSRQGQAMAHTLPTAVALLKKSVALGHPVAQYRLALYYMTYLPVAQIPEAACPLLEASLKQGFAAPAPAIATWCRPYNVSSEYRTALEAIPSMATVYAPYYPQPATRLACNRSRPQGLEMLWGRQRDYQAEVYRLLGDLDPQQRTSLLQKAVDINGCATAQQLLTSRP, from the coding sequence GTGAGCCTTGTGCGACGCCTGCCCCCGCTGTTGGCTGCGCTGGTGCCACTGGCCGCGCAAGCGTTGGAGGTACGCATTGACCCTCATGCCGACTTGCTCTACCGTCAGGCCTTGCCGCTGCTGGAGCAGGCCGATGACCAGGGCGATGCTGCCAGCACGCTGCGCACCGCAGTGGGCGGTGACCCCGAGCTTAGCCGCCAGGGCCAGGCCATGGCCCACACTTTGCCGACAGCGGTAGCCCTGCTGAAAAAATCGGTAGCGCTTGGCCACCCGGTTGCGCAGTACCGCCTGGCGCTGTACTACATGACGTACCTGCCCGTCGCGCAAATCCCGGAGGCCGCCTGCCCGTTGCTCGAAGCCAGCCTCAAGCAGGGGTTTGCCGCACCCGCGCCAGCCATCGCCACCTGGTGCCGGCCCTACAACGTCAGCAGCGAGTACCGTACAGCGCTGGAGGCCATCCCCAGCATGGCCACCGTGTACGCCCCCTACTACCCGCAACCGGCCACACGCCTGGCCTGCAACCGCAGCCGGCCACAAGGCCTGGAAATGCTGTGGGGGCGTCAGCGCGACTACCAGGCCGAGGTGTACCGCCTGCTTGGCGACCTCGACCCACAGCAGCGCACGAGCCTGCTGCAGAAAGCCGTAGACATCAATGGCTGCGCAACGGCGCAACAGCTGCTGACCAGCCGCCCATAA
- a CDS encoding branched-chain amino acid ABC transporter permease, with translation MPHIARQAFLHGAIAIIPLSLAVAPWGLLAGSMAIEANLSAWQGQGLSAIVFAGAAQLVAIGMLKGGANLASILLTTLLLTSQHLLYGLSMRPVLSSQPLRWRLGLGFLLTDEFFALTSQYDQQQFNRWYALGVGLTFYIAWNLFTLAGILLGQNIPHLDQFGLDFSIVATFVALIAPLVRNLATVVCVAVSLFCSVLFSYWHWETALVVAGLLGMSAGFICQKFAGARA, from the coding sequence ATGCCCCACATCGCCCGCCAAGCCTTCCTTCACGGCGCCATTGCCATTATCCCGTTGTCCCTGGCCGTTGCCCCTTGGGGACTGCTGGCCGGTTCCATGGCCATCGAGGCCAACCTCAGCGCCTGGCAGGGGCAAGGGCTGTCGGCCATCGTCTTTGCCGGCGCCGCGCAGCTGGTGGCCATTGGCATGCTCAAGGGGGGTGCCAACCTGGCGTCGATCCTGCTCACCACCCTGCTGCTGACCTCGCAGCACCTGCTGTATGGCCTGTCGATGCGCCCGGTACTATCCAGCCAGCCGCTGCGCTGGCGCCTGGGCCTGGGCTTTCTGCTGACCGACGAATTCTTCGCCCTGACCAGCCAGTACGACCAGCAGCAATTCAACCGCTGGTATGCCTTGGGGGTGGGCCTGACCTTCTACATTGCCTGGAACCTGTTCACCCTGGCCGGCATACTGCTGGGCCAGAATATTCCACACCTGGACCAGTTCGGCCTGGATTTCTCCATTGTCGCCACTTTTGTCGCCCTGATCGCCCCGCTGGTGCGCAACCTGGCCACCGTGGTGTGCGTAGCCGTGTCGCTGTTCTGTTCGGTGCTGTTCAGCTACTGGCACTGGGAAACCGCCCTGGTGGTCGCAGGCCTGCTGGGCATGAGCGCCGGGTTCATTTGCCAGAAATTCGCCGGAGCCCGCGCATGA
- a CDS encoding AzlD domain-containing protein, with translation MTWILIFAMGAIVFLNRYAFLEPRLPLRLSSNARQFLGFAVPGMLTAICGPIIFIADHQLNLSLLNPYLLGSLVAIALVLLTRSVLLSMLVSMLIFFFLRSWLA, from the coding sequence ATGACCTGGATCCTGATTTTCGCCATGGGCGCCATCGTGTTCCTCAACCGCTACGCATTCCTGGAGCCACGCCTGCCCTTGCGCCTGAGCTCGAATGCCCGGCAGTTTCTCGGCTTTGCCGTGCCGGGCATGCTCACCGCCATCTGCGGCCCGATCATCTTCATAGCTGACCACCAGCTCAACCTAAGCCTGCTCAACCCCTACCTGCTGGGCTCCCTTGTGGCCATCGCCCTGGTGCTGTTGACCCGCAGCGTGTTGCTGAGCATGCTGGTGAGCATGTTGATCTTCTTCTTTCTACGCAGCTGGCTGGCATGA
- a CDS encoding helix-turn-helix domain-containing protein codes for MSTPLREQTHLWQAPALGDVEMLHARYYQQRFAPHVHEGYVFTVIESGAQRFWHRGSEHLAPVGSMVLINPDELHTGATAHEAGWRYRGFYPEHERVTGVLDELELGRHGMPSFKDSVIHDPALALAFSQLHQLSEASASALQQQTAWRQAVLALVQRHGQCAEPSPPGHEPLAVARARELLESQLADPPSLEALAAAVNLSPFHFARVFRQATGLPPHAWLKQRRLARAREMLKHGLAASQVAFDLGFADQSHLSRQFKQAYGVTPGAYRQACVHSALRA; via the coding sequence ATGAGCACACCCTTGCGCGAGCAGACACACCTCTGGCAGGCGCCAGCCCTGGGCGACGTCGAGATGCTGCACGCTCGCTACTATCAGCAGCGCTTCGCCCCGCATGTGCACGAGGGCTACGTATTCACCGTGATCGAGTCGGGCGCCCAACGCTTCTGGCACCGCGGCAGCGAGCATCTGGCACCGGTCGGCAGCATGGTGCTGATCAACCCCGACGAACTGCATACCGGCGCTACGGCCCATGAAGCCGGCTGGCGTTATCGCGGCTTCTATCCCGAGCACGAGCGGGTCACCGGTGTGCTCGACGAACTGGAACTGGGCCGCCACGGTATGCCCAGCTTCAAGGACAGCGTGATCCATGACCCGGCCCTGGCCCTCGCTTTCAGCCAGCTGCATCAGTTGTCTGAAGCCAGCGCCAGCGCCTTGCAGCAGCAGACGGCCTGGCGCCAGGCGGTGCTGGCCCTGGTGCAGCGGCACGGGCAGTGCGCCGAGCCTTCGCCCCCTGGCCACGAACCCCTGGCCGTAGCCCGCGCCCGCGAACTGCTGGAAAGCCAACTGGCCGACCCGCCCTCACTGGAAGCGCTGGCGGCAGCAGTCAACCTGTCGCCGTTCCACTTCGCCCGGGTGTTCCGCCAGGCCACCGGACTGCCACCCCATGCCTGGCTGAAGCAGCGCCGCCTGGCCCGCGCCCGCGAAATGCTGAAGCACGGCCTGGCCGCTTCGCAAGTGGCGTTCGACCTCGGCTTTGCCGACCAGAGCCATTTGAGCCGGCAGTTCAAGCAAGCCTATGGGGTGACCCCGGGGGCCTATCGGCAAGCCTGCGTTCACTCTGCTCTACGCGCGTGA